DNA sequence from the Salmo salar unplaced genomic scaffold, Ssal_v3.1, whole genome shotgun sequence genome:
TTTCTTGTACCTCCTAACTAATGTCTATCGCTAGATAGCTGTGCTATTGTAAAGCTGGCATTTCAGGACGAATCATTGCTGTCACCGCAGAAATGGACACTCCAAAATACACTGTCCATGTTACTGCTAGCCTCCGAGCAATGACACTGCCTCTGTCCTTATCCGCTCCTTATCAACATAGCTGAGCTAAACTTTCCGGGTTAGTTTTTCTATGACACTCAACTTATACTCGACTAGATTCGTTGGAATCGCTCCTCAACGAACTTCTCTATATGTTTTATCTGGgcctgttttttgtgaacgttttaaTCCTATACTATGCCTTTCTAATGGAATACATCGTCTTGAATGTGGGGATAGTGTTTCTACCGGAAGATATGGACCAGGCGCTGGTGGATCTAGGGGTACTATCTGACCCGGCCTCTGTCCCTTACGACACGGACACAGAACTCGATGTGTTCGAGAGGTACCTGGAGTGAGCTGGACCCAGGGCTAGAGAGGTATCTGGAGTGAGCTGGACCCAGGGCTAGAGAGGTACCTGGAGTGAGCTGGGCCCAGGGCTAGAGAGGTATCTGGCTGGGCCCAGGGCTGGAGGTATCTGGAGTGAGCTGGGCCCGGCTAGAGAGGTACCTGGAGTGAGCTGGGCCCAGGGCTAGAAAGGTACCTGGAGTGAGCTGGGCCCAGGGCTAGAGAGGTACCTGGAGTGAACTGGGCCCAGGGCTAGAGAGGTACCTGGAGTGAGCTGGGCCCAGGGCTAGAGAGGTATCTGGAGTGAGCTGGGCCCAGGGCTAGAGAGGTATCTGGAGTGAGCTGGGCCCAGggctagagaggtagagagaagccCGG
Encoded proteins:
- the LOC106592204 gene encoding dexamethasone-induced protein homolog, coding for MFYLGLFFVNVLILYYAFLMEYIVLNVGIVFLPEDMDQALVDLGVLSDPASVPYDTDTELDVFERYLE